A region of Candidatus Liberibacter africanus PTSAPSY DNA encodes the following proteins:
- the nuoK gene encoding NADH-quinone oxidoreductase subunit NuoK: MNIALSHYLIVSAVIFITGVSGVFFNRKSVIMILMSMELMLLAVNLNMIAFSSYMQDISGQIFSLFILLVAAAETSIGLAILVVFYRNRGLISVDDFNQMKG, encoded by the coding sequence ATGAACATAGCTCTTTCTCATTATCTTATTGTATCAGCTGTTATATTTATTACTGGTGTTTCTGGAGTTTTTTTTAATCGTAAAAGTGTTATCATGATATTGATGTCGATGGAGCTGATGCTTTTAGCGGTTAATTTAAATATGATTGCGTTTTCTTCCTATATGCAGGATATTTCTGGTCAAATATTCTCTTTATTTATTTTGTTAGTTGCGGCTGCCGAAACTTCTATAGGACTTGCTATTTTGGTTGTTTTTTATAGGAATCGTGGTTTAATTTCTGTTGATGATTTTAATCAAATGAAAGGTTGA
- the nuoF gene encoding NADH-quinone oxidoreductase subunit NuoF, translating into MLKDQDRVFTNLYGLQGKSLSDSMSRGHWDNTDKILEKGRDWIINEIKASGLRGRGGAGFSTGMKWSFMPKVCSDRPHYLVVNADESEPGTCKDRDIMRHEPHTLIEGCIIASFAIGAHCAFIYVRGEFIRERESLQTAVDECYAKGLLGSNSILGYDVDIIVHHGAGAYICGEETALLESLEGKKGQPRLKPPFPANVGLYGCPTTVNNVESIAVVPTILRRGASWYSGFGRENNRGTKLFSISGHVNYPCTVEESMSITFDELIERHCGGIRGGWDNLLAVIPGGSSVPCIPGDQIRGAIMDYDSLREMGSGLGTAAVIVMDRSTDIIKAIWRLSVFYKHESCGQCTPCREGTGWMMRVMERMVKGIAQKREIDMLFEVSKNIEGRTICALGDAAAWPIQGLIKHFRPVIEERIDQYNKGHLTSGLCK; encoded by the coding sequence ATGTTAAAAGATCAAGATCGTGTTTTTACCAACTTGTATGGTTTACAGGGAAAGTCTCTTAGCGATTCTATGAGCAGGGGGCATTGGGATAATACTGATAAGATTTTAGAAAAGGGTCGTGATTGGATTATTAATGAAATAAAAGCATCTGGTTTGCGCGGACGTGGTGGCGCTGGTTTTTCAACAGGAATGAAGTGGTCTTTTATGCCGAAAGTATGTTCTGATCGTCCTCATTATCTTGTTGTGAACGCTGATGAATCAGAGCCAGGAACTTGTAAAGATCGTGATATCATGCGGCATGAACCGCACACGTTGATTGAGGGATGTATCATTGCTTCTTTTGCTATAGGAGCGCATTGTGCTTTTATATACGTTCGTGGGGAATTTATAAGGGAACGTGAATCTTTGCAGACTGCAGTAGATGAATGTTATGCTAAAGGTCTTCTTGGTTCGAATAGTATACTTGGCTATGATGTTGATATTATTGTACATCATGGTGCTGGAGCGTATATTTGTGGTGAAGAAACTGCTTTACTTGAAAGTCTGGAGGGGAAGAAAGGACAACCTCGTCTTAAGCCTCCTTTCCCTGCTAATGTAGGTTTATATGGTTGCCCTACTACAGTGAACAATGTTGAATCTATTGCGGTAGTTCCGACTATTTTACGACGTGGTGCAAGTTGGTATTCTGGATTCGGTCGAGAAAATAATAGGGGTACAAAGCTTTTTTCTATTTCGGGTCATGTGAATTATCCATGTACTGTTGAAGAATCTATGTCTATTACTTTTGATGAATTAATTGAAAGGCATTGTGGTGGTATTAGGGGTGGATGGGATAACCTTTTAGCGGTTATTCCAGGTGGTTCTTCTGTTCCATGTATTCCAGGCGATCAGATAAGAGGTGCTATTATGGATTATGATAGTCTGAGAGAGATGGGATCAGGATTGGGAACTGCGGCTGTCATAGTAATGGATCGGTCTACAGATATTATTAAGGCGATATGGCGTTTATCTGTGTTTTATAAACATGAGAGTTGTGGTCAATGCACACCTTGTCGTGAAGGTACTGGATGGATGATGCGAGTAATGGAGCGCATGGTTAAAGGTATAGCTCAAAAGCGTGAAATTGATATGCTTTTTGAAGTTAGTAAGAATATAGAGGGGCGTACAATTTGTGCTCTTGGTGATGCGGCAGCGTGGCCGATACAAGGATTAATAAAGCATTTTAGACCTGTAATTGAAGAGCGTATTGATCAGTACAATAAAGGTCATTTAACAAGTGGTTTATGCAAATGA
- the nuoI gene encoding NADH-quinone oxidoreductase subunit NuoI encodes MRNFRFNISFLFLKEFVSAFFLCMRYLLKAKVTINYPFEKSMTSPRFRGEHALRRYPNGEERCIACKLCEAVCPAQAITIESGPRRNDGTRRTVRYDIDMIKCIYCGLCQEACPVDAIVEGPNFEFATETRKELYYDKERLLNNGDRWESEIVRNIMIDSPYR; translated from the coding sequence ATGAGGAATTTTCGGTTTAATATTAGCTTTCTTTTTCTGAAAGAGTTTGTTTCAGCGTTTTTTCTGTGTATGCGGTATTTGTTAAAGGCTAAAGTTACGATTAATTATCCTTTTGAAAAAAGTATGACAAGTCCTCGTTTTAGAGGGGAGCACGCCCTTCGTCGTTATCCTAATGGAGAGGAACGGTGTATAGCATGTAAGTTATGTGAGGCAGTTTGTCCTGCTCAGGCTATTACGATAGAATCAGGGCCTCGTCGTAATGATGGTACACGTCGAACCGTGCGTTATGATATAGATATGATAAAGTGTATTTATTGTGGTTTATGTCAAGAGGCTTGTCCAGTTGATGCTATTGTTGAGGGACCTAATTTTGAATTTGCAACGGAAACTCGTAAGGAGCTTTATTATGACAAAGAGCGTCTTCTCAATAATGGTGATAGATGGGAAAGTGAAATTGTTCGCAATATTATGATTGATTCTCCTTATCGATAA
- the nuoG gene encoding NADH-quinone oxidoreductase subunit NuoG: MMKLKVDGIEVEVPRDFTLLQACEFAGAEIPRFCFHERLSVAGNCRMCLVEIKGIASKPQASCAMNVFDLRAGPNGELPEIFTKSPMVKKARAGVMEFLLINHPLDCPICDQGGECDLQDQAVSFGFGSSRYCEEKRAVEDKFIGPLVKTVMNRCIHCTRCVRFITEVAGIPELGLIGRGEDAEITTYLEQSLTSEMQGNIIDLCPVGALTSKPFAFTGRSWELVKTDSVDVMDALGSAIRIDSRGCEVMRILPRVNESINEEWISDKTRFVWDGLKVQRLDRPYVRINGRLKPVSWDHALQTVKSYVLSPGVKLGAVVGDFSSVEEIYALKLLMQSLGCDNFDCRQNDGYLDPSYGRASYIFNPTIQGIDEADAILIVGSNPRLEAAVLNARIRKRWQRGDCPIAVIGDVGELRYKYQHLGVGSKALEDLVSGKDPFFNNLQEASRPLIIVGQGALKDSDSSAVMANIAKLVIDIGGISDLWNGLAVLHTVASRVGALDLGFVPSDDNINATNILDKTDVVFLLGADELDFYNKKALTIYIGSHGDKGAQFADVIFPGSAYTEKSGLWVNTEGRVQMGMRAIFPPGEAKEDWAIICAIADELKCSLPFNSLSQLRSHLYSHYPHFMQLDTIIPSPVDGIYALAKKVGKMQTRTFFSTIENFYLANSIARASSTMAQCSLAAKKCEKGIFDSAKGLE, translated from the coding sequence ATGATGAAGTTAAAAGTTGATGGTATAGAGGTTGAAGTTCCTAGAGATTTTACTCTTCTTCAAGCTTGTGAATTTGCCGGCGCTGAAATTCCTCGTTTTTGTTTTCACGAAAGATTGTCTGTCGCAGGGAATTGTCGGATGTGTTTGGTGGAGATTAAGGGTATTGCGTCTAAGCCGCAAGCTTCTTGTGCGATGAATGTCTTTGATTTGCGTGCTGGGCCTAACGGTGAATTGCCTGAGATTTTCACTAAGTCTCCTATGGTGAAAAAGGCTCGTGCAGGTGTTATGGAGTTTCTCCTTATTAACCATCCACTTGACTGTCCTATATGTGATCAGGGGGGGGAGTGTGATTTACAGGATCAGGCTGTGTCTTTTGGTTTTGGATCTTCCCGTTATTGTGAGGAAAAGAGAGCTGTTGAAGATAAATTCATAGGTCCTTTAGTAAAAACAGTGATGAATCGTTGTATACATTGTACGCGTTGCGTTCGTTTTATCACTGAAGTTGCAGGGATACCAGAGCTAGGTTTGATAGGAAGAGGCGAAGATGCTGAAATTACTACTTATCTTGAACAATCTTTGACGTCTGAAATGCAGGGTAACATTATTGATCTTTGTCCTGTTGGTGCTCTGACTTCGAAACCATTTGCTTTTACAGGTCGTTCATGGGAATTAGTTAAAACCGATAGTGTAGATGTAATGGATGCTCTTGGCTCTGCAATTAGAATTGATTCACGTGGTTGTGAAGTTATGAGAATTCTTCCTCGTGTAAATGAATCAATCAATGAAGAATGGATATCAGATAAAACTCGTTTTGTTTGGGATGGTCTTAAGGTTCAGCGTTTAGATCGCCCTTATGTGCGTATCAATGGGCGTTTAAAGCCTGTTAGTTGGGATCATGCTTTGCAGACAGTTAAGTCATATGTTTTGTCTCCTGGGGTGAAGTTAGGGGCTGTTGTAGGAGATTTTTCTTCTGTAGAAGAGATATATGCGCTTAAGTTATTGATGCAATCTCTAGGTTGTGATAATTTTGATTGCCGACAAAATGATGGGTATCTTGATCCTTCATATGGTCGTGCTAGTTATATTTTTAATCCGACTATTCAGGGGATAGATGAGGCTGATGCGATATTGATTGTTGGTTCTAATCCTCGTTTAGAAGCCGCTGTTTTGAATGCACGTATTCGTAAACGTTGGCAACGCGGTGATTGTCCTATTGCTGTTATTGGAGATGTTGGAGAATTGCGCTACAAATATCAACATTTAGGTGTTGGAAGCAAAGCTTTAGAAGATCTTGTCTCGGGTAAAGATCCTTTTTTCAATAATTTGCAAGAAGCTTCTCGTCCTTTGATTATAGTAGGTCAAGGAGCACTTAAGGATTCTGATAGTTCGGCAGTAATGGCTAATATTGCGAAATTAGTTATTGATATTGGGGGAATAAGCGATTTATGGAATGGTTTGGCAGTTTTACATACAGTTGCCTCGCGTGTTGGAGCCTTGGATTTAGGTTTTGTTCCTTCTGATGATAATATCAATGCAACGAATATTCTCGATAAAACTGACGTTGTCTTTTTGTTGGGAGCAGATGAATTAGATTTTTATAACAAGAAAGCTTTGACTATATATATAGGTTCGCATGGTGATAAAGGGGCTCAATTTGCGGATGTTATATTCCCTGGATCTGCATATACAGAAAAATCAGGTTTATGGGTTAATACGGAGGGAAGGGTGCAAATGGGAATGCGTGCTATTTTCCCTCCAGGTGAGGCAAAAGAAGATTGGGCAATCATTTGTGCTATTGCTGATGAATTGAAATGTAGTCTTCCTTTCAATTCTTTATCGCAATTGCGATCTCATTTATATTCTCATTATCCGCACTTTATGCAATTAGATACAATAATTCCTTCTCCTGTAGATGGTATTTATGCTTTAGCTAAAAAAGTAGGAAAAATGCAGACAAGAACTTTTTTTTCAACAATAGAGAATTTTTATTTAGCAAATTCTATAGCAAGAGCATCATCTACTATGGCTCAATGTTCTCTTGCTGCAAAAAAATGTGAAAAAGGAATTTTCGATAGTGCAAAGGGATTAGAATGA
- a CDS encoding NADH-quinone oxidoreductase subunit J, giving the protein MVMHSLFFYLFSFMTIISAFLVVIARNPIYSVFSLIFAFVNSAGLFLLLGAEFIAMITLIVYVGAVIVFFLFIIMMLDIDVVKAETKQKRRFLGSFFIGILAAELIICASNFLVFRSESDFSRLAFKGNNVENIGEFLYTKYAYPLEISGFILLLSMIGVIVLMLHSRRGVKRQDISKQLESSPENSIVMVKVKSGEGI; this is encoded by the coding sequence ATGGTTATGCATTCTTTGTTTTTTTATCTGTTTTCCTTTATGACCATTATTTCTGCATTTTTAGTTGTTATAGCACGTAATCCCATATATTCAGTTTTTTCCTTGATTTTTGCGTTTGTTAATTCTGCGGGTCTCTTTCTTCTTTTGGGGGCGGAATTTATAGCAATGATTACTCTAATTGTCTATGTAGGAGCTGTCATTGTTTTCTTTCTTTTTATTATTATGATGCTTGATATTGATGTTGTAAAAGCAGAGACGAAACAAAAACGTAGATTTTTAGGGTCTTTTTTTATAGGAATTTTAGCGGCTGAATTGATTATATGTGCAAGTAATTTTTTAGTTTTTAGATCTGAATCTGACTTTTCTAGATTGGCTTTTAAGGGAAATAACGTAGAGAATATTGGCGAATTTTTATATACGAAATATGCTTATCCTTTAGAAATATCTGGATTTATTTTATTGTTGTCTATGATTGGCGTCATTGTTCTCATGCTACACTCTCGTCGAGGTGTTAAAAGACAGGATATTTCTAAGCAATTAGAGAGTAGTCCTGAGAACTCTATCGTAATGGTTAAAGTGAAATCAGGGGAAGGTATTTAA
- the nuoH gene encoding NADH-quinone oxidoreductase subunit NuoH, which produces MSSFAEDFLVPILFMTIKSIVFLVCLLIFIAYILLMDRKIWAAVQLRRGPNVVGPWGLLQSFADFLKFLLKEPVIPRNSNKFLFLLAPIISAVLSLSAWAVMPIAEGWVIADINVGILYIMAISSLEVYGIIIGGWASNSKYAFLGALRSAAQMISYEVSIGLVIVTVLLCAGSLNLTDIVNAQKHGIGTFLGFPSSILDWYWLAIFPMFIVFFVSLLAETNRPPFDLSEAESELVAGYMVEYSSTPYLLFMLAEYSTIILMCSLTSILFLGGWLPPVDIPFFRYIPGFFWLFFKTLGLFFMVAMVKAFVPRYRYDQLMRLGWKVFLPLSLAMVLLVSFFLKIAIY; this is translated from the coding sequence ATGTCTTCCTTCGCAGAAGATTTTTTGGTGCCGATATTATTCATGACAATCAAATCAATTGTTTTTTTGGTTTGTTTGTTGATTTTTATTGCGTATATTTTGCTGATGGATCGCAAGATTTGGGCGGCAGTTCAGTTGCGTCGTGGTCCTAATGTGGTGGGTCCTTGGGGGTTGTTACAATCTTTTGCTGATTTTTTAAAATTTTTGCTTAAAGAACCAGTTATTCCGAGGAATTCTAATAAGTTTTTATTTCTTTTAGCACCAATTATTTCGGCGGTTTTATCTTTGTCTGCGTGGGCTGTTATGCCTATTGCTGAGGGTTGGGTCATTGCAGATATTAATGTTGGAATACTCTATATTATGGCTATTTCTTCTCTTGAAGTTTATGGGATTATTATAGGGGGATGGGCTTCAAATTCGAAATACGCATTTCTTGGTGCGTTGCGTTCTGCGGCGCAGATGATTTCCTATGAAGTTTCTATTGGTTTGGTTATAGTAACAGTTTTATTATGTGCTGGTTCACTTAATCTTACCGATATTGTCAATGCTCAAAAGCATGGTATAGGGACATTTTTAGGTTTTCCTTCTTCAATTCTTGATTGGTACTGGTTGGCTATTTTCCCAATGTTTATTGTTTTTTTTGTTTCTCTTCTTGCAGAAACCAATCGTCCTCCTTTTGATTTGTCAGAAGCGGAATCGGAGTTAGTAGCTGGATATATGGTAGAATATAGTTCCACTCCTTATTTGTTATTTATGCTTGCAGAATATTCAACTATTATTCTCATGTGTTCTTTGACGAGTATTTTATTTTTAGGAGGTTGGTTGCCTCCAGTGGATATTCCATTCTTCAGATATATTCCTGGCTTTTTTTGGCTTTTTTTTAAAACTTTAGGATTATTTTTCATGGTTGCCATGGTGAAAGCGTTTGTGCCACGTTATCGTTATGATCAATTAATGCGATTAGGATGGAAGGTTTTTCTTCCTTTATCGCTTGCAATGGTTTTGCTTGTTTCTTTTTTCCTCAAGATTGCAATCTATTAA